The Motacilla alba alba isolate MOTALB_02 chromosome 3, Motacilla_alba_V1.0_pri, whole genome shotgun sequence DNA window GGCTCGTCCTTGGTgctgaacagctccagctccatggGGGACCccaccacagctccagcctgcactgggaggggacacggggacactggggatggcactgggagtggcactggggacactggggatggcactgggagtggcactggggacacggggacagtcCCAGTCCAGCGTCCCCAAGGGCTCGTCCTCGGCGCCGAAGAGCTCCAGCGCcatgggggacatggggacccCACAACAGCTCCAGCCTGCGCTGGGAGGAGacacggggacactggggacactggggacactggggatggcactgggagtggcactggggacacggggacagtcCCAGTCCAGTGTCCCCAAGGGCTCGTCCTTGGTgctgaacagctccagctctacGCGGGACCccaccacagctccagcctgcgctgggaggggacacggggacactggggacactggggacactgggaatggcactgggagtggcactggggacattgggacaGTCCCAGTCCAGCGTCCCCAAGGGCTCGTCCTTGGTGCTGAACAGCTCCAGCGCCATGGGGGACCccaccacagctccagcctgcactGGGAGGAGacacggggacactggggatggcactggggacactggggacactggggatggcactggggatggcactggggacactgggagtgGCACTGGGAGTGTCCCAGTCCAGTGTCCCCAAGGGCTCGTCCTCGGCGCcgaacagctccagctccatgCACGAGGCCGGGGAGCccaccaccagctccagcttgcactgccaggggacacggggacactggggatggcactggggatggcactggggacactgggagtgGCACTGGGACAGTCCCAGTCCAGTGTCCCCAAGGGCTCGTCCTTGGTGccaaacagctccagctccatgggggacatggggaccccaccacagctccagcctgcactgggaggggacactggggacactgggagtgGCACTGggagtggcactggggacactggggatggcactgggagtggcactggggacattgggacaGTCCCAGTCCAGCGTCCCCAAGGGCTCGTCCTCGGTGctgaacagctccagcccatTCCCGTTATCCCGACCCGTTCCCATTCTCCTGGCCCAGGTCCTTTATCCCGgtcccattcccattatccccAGCCCGTTCCCGTTATCCCGGCCCGTTCCCGTTATCCCATTCCCGATCTCCCACTCCCATTCCCGCTATCCCAGTCCCACTCCCGTTCTCCCAGCCCGTTCCCGTTATCCCGGCCCGTTCCCGTTATCCCATTCCCGATCTCCCACTCCCATTCCCGCTATCCCAGTCCCACTCCCGTTCTCCCAGCCCATTCCCGTTATCCCGGCCCATTCCCATTCTCCCATTCCCGTTATCCCGGTCCATTCCCGTTATCCCGGCCCATTCCCGTTATCCCATTCCCGTTATCCCGGCCCATTCCCGTTATCCCATTCTCGTTATCCCGGCCCATTCCCGTTATCCCATTCCCGTTATCCCGGTCCATTCCCGTTATCCCGGCCCATTCCCATTTTGCCATTCCCGTTATCCCGGCCCATTCCCGTtatcccattcccactcccgTTCTCCCACTCCCATTCCCGCTATTCCGGTCCCATTCCCATTCTCCCATTCCCTTTCTCCCGgcccattcccattatcccattccCGCTATCCCGgtcccattcccattatcccattcccattatcccgttctcccattcccattatcccgGCCTGTTCCCGTTCTCCTGGTCCCATTCCCGTTATCCCAGTCCCATTCCCGTTctcccattcccattatcccggtcccattcccattatcccgttctcccattcccattatcccgGCCTGTTCCCGTTCTCCTGGTCCCATTCCCGTTATCCCAGTCCCATTCCCGTTCTCCCAGTCCCATTATCCCGTTCTCCCATTCCCGTTCTCCTGGCCCTGTTCCTTTATCCCGGTCCCATTCCCGTTCTCCCACTCCCATTCCCGTTATCTTGGTCCCACTCCCGTTatcccagtcccattcccattatcccgGCCCGTTCCCATTATCCCAGACCCATTCCCGTTATCCCGATCCCATTCCCGTTCTCCCATTCCCGTTGTCCCGGTCCCGTTCCCGTTCTCCCTGTCCCGTTCCCGTTGTCCCAGCCCAGTTCCTTTATCCCGGTCCCATTCCCATTACCCCGATCCCATTCCCGTTATTCTGGTCCCGTTCCCGTTATCCCACTCCAATTCTCGTTATCCCGgcccattcccattatcccagtCCCGTTCCCGTTATCCCGGTCCCGTTCCCGTTATCCCGGTCCCGTTCCCGTTATCCCGgtcccgttcccgttcccctggcccagctccttTATCCCGGTTCCCATTCTCGTTATCCCGGTCCAATTCCCGTTATCCCGGTCCAATTCCCGTTATCCCGGTCCCGTTCCCGTTATCCCGGTTCCGTTCCCCGGGTCCAATTCTCGTTATCCCGGTCCCATTCCCGTTATCCCGGTCCCGTTCCCGTTATCCCGGTTCCGTTCCCCGGGTCCAATTCCCGTTATCCCGGTCCCATTCCCGTTATCCCGGTTCCGTTCCCCGGGTCCAATTCTCGTTATCCCGGTCCCGTTCCCGTTATCCCGGTTCCGTTCCCCGGGTCCAATTCTCGTTATCCCGGTCCCGTTCCCGTTATCCCGGTCCCATTCCCGTTATCCCGGTTCCGTTCCCCGGGTCCAATTCTCGTTCTCCCGGTCCCCGTTCCCGGTGCCGCTGCGGTACCTTCAGCTCGGCGATGGTGAGCGCGGGCGAGAAGCGTTTACAGGCACGGAAAGCGTTCAGGGAGCTGCTCACCGCCAGCCAcaccgggcccggcccggccccgccgccgttCATGGCTCCGGTACCGACCGGGCCCTGCCGGTACCGCCCCACCGGAACCGAACCGGGAGCACCGGACACACCCAGGCTCCTCCGGCGGCTCCCCGAGCCCCTCCGGGAGCCTCCGGGAGCCTCCGGGAGCCTCCGGGTCTCCCGAACCGGGAGCCCCGAACGGTTCCGGGCCCGCCCGAACCGGAGCCGCTTCTGGAACCTTCACGGGCCGCCACAGCCGGGACCGGTGAGGGAGCGGCCAATCAGAGCGGGCGGAGGAGGTCACGTGACGCAACCAGACCAATAGCGATGGAGAAGAGGCGGGACTAAGAGACAATCACCCAATAGAAGCGTAAAGGGCGGGGCAAATGAGGGATGACCAAtaggaagagagaaagggaggggaaaatagaaaattagcCAATAAGAAGAAGAGTAGGGCGGGTCTAACTGCTAATAGGCCAATTAAATGAGGAATGGGCGGGGTAAACAGAGTCAGCCAATAGAAATAAGGCATATGCGGGTCCAACGGAGAAGTGACCAATGAAAAGCCGGAATATAAGTGATTGACGGGTAGTTTGACCAATGGGATGAGAAAGGAAGCGGAAAGGGGCGTGTCCGCGCAGCCATGGACGGGGACGGCGCGTACGAGCCGGGCTTCGTGGGGATCCGGTTCTGCCAGGAATGGTGAGGGAAAAACACCGGGAAAACACCGGGAAACAACGGGAAACAACGGGAATGTGGCGGGGAAACAACGGGAATGCGCCGGGATGCACGGGGAGAGGCGGGGGGACAGNNNNNNNNNNN harbors:
- the LOC119698539 gene encoding tubulin-folding cofactor B-like, yielding MNGGGAGPGPVWLAVSSSLNAFRACKRFSPALTIAELKCKLELVVGSPASCMELELFGAEDEPLGTLDWDTPSATPSVPSAIPSAIPSVPSRRLELWWGPA